CAAACATGTTTGTGCAGATTTACAAACTCCCTGTGTGTCACGATAAAAAAAGGGGAACAGCCTCACAGTAGAAAACCTTAAATTTACTAAGCAGTCAAGATACCCTACTTGCTGTTTTGTTTACAAGCACAAACTTAGAGCTGCATCACTGCTGCTCTGAGTAAATCAGGTCAAGCCAAGGATGGGCTGTTTCCCCCCTTGTTTTTGCAGATTATCTTGAACCGGTGTTCAGAAACGAGCAGGAGGTCCAGTGGGAATTCTCTTGCGTGGTTATACAAATACCAACGACTAGCCTTCCTGTGCCGCAGCTGCTCCATGTCTTGGTGTGAAGAGACATCAGACGACATGTGCTTCACAACTCAAGGGTTGACGGCTCAGAGAAAGAGAATgcattccttttctttttttttgtcttgtgcaTTTCTCACAGGCTCACATGCCGGGCCAAGAGATTGGCCCAAGGCGTTTTGCCTGTGTGAAAAGTGCGGACGTGTCAGTGTTATTCTTTCAAGTAGAAGCGACGGCTACATGATCACATTGTGGTTTAAAAATGCTTGTAGAGGAAAAACAACTGACAATTAACCAGGTTTTGATAATGTCACTGTCCTGTGAGTTGTAAGTCAAGGTCTTATCAGTGCGTGTTGTGATAAGAGGAGTGGAGGTTGGGTTTTTATCACTGCCCACTTGGACTGGATCTAGCATGAATGTTTTCTTGTCCTTTTGCCTCCGACATGCTGCTATCAGCCACAGCCTAGTCACAGTGCCAAGGTCACATCCTCACACAGGCGGCACAAACACGCATCGGCTTATGTCATCAGTTAATCAAGGGATCAAGGGTGACAGCGACGCATGCACTTGTTTGTATTTAGGTGGCTGTTTGGAGAAACGAGACGAGACGCTGAGCTGGATGTGTGAGAGCACGTCTGAGGGAATTAAACCACAATCTGAGAATCTTTGTTCCAGATTGTTGGTGGTTAATTTGGCTGAAAATGAATGATTTTGTCACAActgtgtaaaatgtttaaaatgattgtCACTGTCATcaggaatacaaatataatgcaCCTAAGGACTAGATGCTGCCCAACATAAGAGGATGACCCGAACTAAGCCCGTGTTAACTTATTtacccaggattcattgcagtAGTGAGCTCCGCCGAAGAGGTTATGACTTATGTCTGTGTtcgtttgtctgttagttagcaggtgtgtgtgtctgtttgtgtttgtgtgtgtttctgcaatttggtgcagatccaaatacaaatcaataTCTAGtgattttaaacctggttttatGAATGAAAGTAGAAACGTCCACAGTGGAGGACATGCTTCCCCCAACAGCccccttaaattcaaccaagctgcacTACATTTCTCCCACTCATAAACATCAGTTCCCTGAATGTGCCAGATTCTTTtattatcaagatccatgaattgttcctgtgaaagaaatgaaaatgtcGAAAAATTGTTGCAAAGTTAAAGACCGCCTCTTTgttcagatctgcaccaacatttaattgGTTCTTTTTTTACCCCTGAATCACCCatccaagttttgtggtaatacCTTCcgtagtttttgtgtatttctgccaacaaacaaaaaacattaactCTTATTTGAGGAAATGATGACTCATAATTATAATGAACCTCAACCCTGATCCTAAATATGAATGTGTAACAGCTGACTGTCATGTTTGCATGTCTATAGAAAAGCATGTCAATGAAAGTGCTTAAATCATGTGAATTGTATCTAAATTTTTAACCTGTTTGTTATCGCTGCTTCCGTCTCAAGATCACAGATGTGTCCTTGCCAAACTACCTGGTGGCCTCGTCTGTGGGTCTGTTGCCCACCCAGCTCCTCAACTCCTACCTGGGCACCACGCTCCGCACCATGGAGGACGTCATCGCTGAGCAGAGCATCAGCGGCTACTTTGTGTTCACGCTGCAGGTGAGTTCTTGCAGATAGAGTCAAGATATCAAAATGCTGTTATACCTGTTCGACCTTTCTAAGATCAACATGTGAGCAGGATTGGTGTGTCAAACTGGTATGCTGTCACCGGGAAAAGATAAGGTGTTGATtgatcagtgtattttctttgctTCCTAGTACACTGTGTCCCACTGTGcaaaactaaatcaaatgttTCCTCCTTGAATATTTAGTTATGTAAACTGCCAGAGTGTGAATTTTAAACCCTATAAACTTGTGGAAACTATACCCACAATTCTATCCGGTTCCAAAGGTCAAGTTGTCACCGCATCCCCAACACCTGCTCAGCTTCCTTTAATCCCCACAAGGGCTCAGGGAACAGGGAGGCTTCTGTGTGACGTTCAAAGGTCAAGGGTCGTCTCAACGTATCAGTGTCTCATGCAGAACTGAACATGACATGACTTGTCCTcggtaaatacattttgaaaattgaTAGGACGGTTGCACGCTCAGTTTTTAacagctgatgatgtcactgtaaACAACTAGTTTTCACATTTCGGGAAAGACGCCTCTGTGGAACTTTACCATCCCAGTGTCCTCTGGCTGCCTGCCAACTGCTCCCAGCTGAGAAATAGACCGGAACATAACCCCCTATTTATGGCAAATTAAGAATGTTGCTCCAGTTTTTGTGcagtttaaacaaacaagacacgGGGTCTCAGTGATTGAGCTTTAGAGAAGCTGGTAGCAAGATAAGTGAAtctaatatttgtattcttataCCACAGGGATATTTATTGATAGAGCAAAATATTAGAAACACCACCGATCATGAGGCAGGTCAGTTCACCACACCACACTGTGCTCAAAACGTGAATTCCTCTGTCTTGTGCAGATTGTCATCAGCATCGGCCTGATGTTCTACGTCGTACACCGGGCTCAGGTAGAGCTCAACGCCGCCCTCGCCGCATGCCAGATGGAGCTGAAGTCGTCCCACATGAACGGGTCctccaccaatcacagcagcttcacctACTGCAACAAGAGGGCGACAGCTGGAAGTGGAAACTGCGTTAATGTGGTGTGACCCTCAATTAACTACATGAGGTGGTAACTCCTATGACTGAGCTGTAAGAAGACAGATCTGAATTTGGGGCCGTCTGAGACACGGCCCCAAACCCGTTGGTGGTGGTGTGGTACGTCTTCACCCATGTGAAGCAAAACTCTAAAGTGTACGTCTTCAATCGgtacttcttttttttcaacaagTATTGGGACCATGCGCCTTTGAAGAAAAGCTGTTGATGAAAATAGATTCAAGCGATATTATTGTGGGAATTTTCATCAAGGTACATAACATTTACTGTTACAGGAGATGTCAATGAAATTAGGATTTAAGAGAAATCAGTACTCACTCAGCAGTGGCTgattgagtgagtgagtcatgtgaaaaaaaaattaactgttGGCATTGACTCTGCCTGCTAAAACTATGAATGTGCAATCTGGAGCTTTCTAGAGAACCAAGGAATTGTTTTCAGTGTCAAAAGAATGCCAACCTATGCACCTTTAACTCATActacatctgtttttatttaatttcaggaCATTTTAGGATTGGTCGAGGTCTCGTGTTAATTTACGATGATGTAAATAATAAGGGcattaataatatttttgtAAGAATTTGGCTTTTTAGTCCAGTAAATTTTTAAGTGTCTTATTTTGGGACTGCGGGGCGGGGCGAGGAGCAGCGAGTCCTACAGGCCTCTCTGACTTGCTTATGACCACATCAGCTGATTTGGCATCCCCCTGCCCGTGGATCATTTTAGCACTTCTGCAGTtttgagaagcagcagctggagagggGAGAAGAATTCACAGCAGGAAACTCAGGAACGGATCTGGCAGGAAAGTGGAACTGCACAGTGCGAGCAGCTCCTCAGCAGCACAGCCACGTGCTCGGCTGCAGACACTGAGCATGTGGCTGTGCCTTCTTTTGAAAGTTAAGGACTACCTTGGTTTTACATTCGcttttttaaaattgaataCATAGTTTTTGCTTTAGATAGTTTTGACAATGCTGTGCAATACATCAGTGAGGAAGTGTGAATGTCATATATATTACAGTGCTGAAACCAAACTAATCAGAGATGAAATGTCATGCATgacaaaataacacacaaagctgttttttgggggttttaCTTGCATAAGAGGAGTAAGCTAGATGAGATAAAGAGGCTGTTATTTTCTATGTGCCATAATTTGATAAAGTTTATTAGACATTGTAACACTGGCTCCACCTGAGCTGAGGCTGTGTGACTTAtgactttattttattacttaATAATGTTGATAACGATAGGAATGACCTGTGAAGAATCCTAATGTTTATTCTCTTGATGACACATCAACATACTCTCATCGTGCATATTCGTATGCACAGTCCACGACGACATTATTTTCATAAAGATAAGTTAAAGTGGGAAGGGGTTTGTTTGGTCAGGAGATGGAACCTGGGTCTCAGAAGCTGACAATCAAACACTAAAGCGATGAATGTGAtgatacttttttatttttacatcaatTATTGTGATGCTGCTCCCCAGTCAAAATCTGATTGAGGAATATAAAGGGCTCCTATATGAAATATCCATTTGTATGTCCCTACATCGGTTCAAAATTCATTTTTGTTTGGAATTTTTatgtatgcattttttttttgtttaagtcAGAGTTAATGTTTGCTCACATTCCATGCTGTCAGTCTGAAAAGATTTCAAGTTATTTTCATGCTGTATGTTGGTTGAAAGGGCCCCTTCCTGTCTGAATTTAGCAATAATGTTTGAAAGCCAAgagcaaaaaaaatgaaattttgATCAGATAGAAGTCCCACCAATAAGATCTTCAGCCAATTGTTGAGGAGTTGCTGTTCGCATCCAAAGTTCCAGACAAATTTGTCAACTGCATTTGATTCGTTGGTCAATTCACGTTCCTCTGTAAGATTGAGTTTCAACATTCCCATGTTTCCGTTCCAATGTTCGACCTGCCTTTTACCTCCTGCCTCTGACACATCTGTGTGTTGACTGAGACGTGGAAGTGAGACCCCACCTCTGAGATCAGAACAGCCTGTTCAGCTTCACAACGCTTTGTTCGGAGAGTCACTTAGCCTGCTGATCACGTAATAATAGCGATCAACCTCCCACTCCTGTTCCATGAAAATCTTGCTAATTGCACCTGAGCATTTTTCCAGCGTCCTACTTGAATTGAAAGTTTACGTAGAGAGAGACGAGATCATGTTTTTATGGCTGCAGGCTTCATGAAATATACTCTCTTCTCCTTACTTTTAAAGGCATGGAAATTAGTGTAAAtgggaaaatataaatacacaaggTTTTCATCTGACCGCAGTGGACTGTACCTTCTCTCCGAATAAAGTGTGAATCGTGCAGCTGTTCCTCTCAGAAGTGGGAGAGAAGTGGATGTTACACCGTGTTTGATTCGAAATATAGAAACGAAACTCGATTGGCCACTGCGGGCACGCTTCATAATATGTCAGCTTCTCGACCAGAAAAAGAATTTTGGAAAAACAAGCAGTTTTTACAGCAACGGCTTTGGTTCTTTCTAGGTGGGCTCTATTTAACTTAGATCTAGTTATGCAACAACTGATTCCTAAGGGAAGTATATTTCATAGGCACCCACACAAGACCTGAATCTGAGTCTGGGACGTAACTGCACACTTGTCCTCTTACAGGGGACTAGAATATGAGATCATGAACTTTAATGGGTCCCGTTTGGTGCTATGAAATGCAATACTTCCCCATCTGTATCAAGTGCATTacacatatactgtattttGTAATAGAGAGAATTTTACAGTGTATAAATATGGATATTTATCGCTGTACGATGCTTGTTCAGTGTTATTtatgagagagaaaataaaacctgtCAGGCTTTGTTACAAAGTGTACGGTtacattcttttttttgcacCCATAACTGACTTTTTTTACAATCAGGTCTGTTCTTAAAGGGGACTGAAGTGGACTGAAGTTGATGTGAGACAATAAGTATCACTCAGCCTTCAAAGCTTAAAGAGACACAAGctaaaagtgtttcagacagaagctgaaaagaggagctgcagcaatggacactGAGGAAAGAGGTGTTTTCTGAACATAAAAGCATGTTAAACCTTTAAAGTAATAACACCCATTTGAATTATGAATATGAGCATAATAAGTCTCCTCTTAATGTTAAAGAAGTACATTCTGCATTCTTTTGACCATTCTTCCCCAAACCTAATGGATGACTAAATCTCCAGCTGAGGATACCTTATGTAATACCCATGTTCTTGCTagcctttaataaaaaaaattgtcgtCTTTGttatttaagaaagaaaaagccGCCAATCTCAATCTTCATTACAATAGTTTCAGCTCATCGGTATATTTAAGCTGCCACACATTTCATAATCCTTCTCCCCTCACACCGTAACCTCACCCCCAAATCCCAGCATACCTGGCTCAAGCCCTTGTCCTTTCAAAGTgatgagaaaacaaaatattCTTGCTTAGAAGCTTTTTCCCTTACCTTGCAAACCTCTAAATAACTGTCAGCCCTCAAATATTCAGTAGAAGCCGCGGCGGCAGCACTGTAAAGCCAGAAATAACTCTGGCTTCTGGGATAGTTTGTCGCCACGATTTTGAGTGAAGTTGTGATGGATGTGGCGGGGGTGATAGAGAGTGGAGCGGCACTTACGTCTGCCCTTGCCCTTGCCTTTGACAAGCTATCTGTGCAGGGGTAGGTGGGAGTGTGTGGGGATGGTgtcccaacacacacagtcatgacTTCAGATGACATAACAtagacttacattgatttcctggagacatACTTGCATTTACCATAGTGACTACTTGCCAAACCCTTAtatcaaccctaaccctataacGACCCTAACCACAACCCCAAATACAACCCTATACCTAACCAAAACCTAACCCTAGCCTAAGTATTACCCATTTCTAATCTAAATCTAacctgaataaaaacacaaacccttAACCTAACTATAGTAACTGCTTTTCGAGCCCTAATTAGAAATTTTACCCTAAACTCAACCAAAccttaataatacattttatttataggtGCCTTTCACAGCACTCAAGGTCACCTAAcaaagcagagataaaaacacaacaaaaagcgATGTTTCAAAAAAGAGACGGGATTTGAAAATGGAGAGAAACCCTCAATCTTAAACCAAACCATAAGACTTCTTAAATGTAATCATTTACATTATGAGGACTTGATTTTTCCAAGAATGTtattgtgaaaaaacaacatgagcAATAccttagagacacacacacacacaatctatcTGTCAAACAGTTACAGCTCAGACACCCCTTGCGTTTTATTGCATTGTCTGTTGAGCTGCAGCACAGATTCCGCCGCTGCTCTTTGCTCAACACAGTCAGGCTGGGGTCATATCTGTGTCCAATCCATCATCATCCAACCCCGCCTCAAAGGACAAAGGGCCTCCCGCAGCCGCGCCGCCAGCGCACAGATACGTCCACGCACAGCCAAGAACATTCATTTTGACAGGCCTCAAATAAAAGCCTCAGCTCTCACTGAGGGCTACGCTTTTGGAAGGAAAGATCCAAAAATACATCTGAGAGGCTGTTGGTGCTTGAAAACACATCTGAGAGGGAAATAATGTATTTCATAAAAACAGGGTGAGTGAGATTATCTTGGAATACGTCCATTTATCTGTCCAGAGGGAAACTTGTGTTGCAGATGTTGAAGGATTTGTGGAGGAGGGGGAAGTCGATTGGCCTCTGGCACAGGGATCCAGCTCAAGACAGACGGATTGATCACATGACCACTTTCTTGGCCCAGACAGCTGTCGCCTCCATCTGTACCATCTCTGACCTGCTGATGTGGAGTGAAACTGCTCAGTAAAAATAGCCGTGCACCTCTGGAAGAGCCTGGGAAGTTAAATGAGTCTGATTTCTGCTGCTCGTCAAATCAACTTTTCAAACAGTGCATCAATAACACCTCAAATATTTCTAATGCAAAAGTAATACACTACTCATGACGATTAAATGTATACATTATTgcaggatgtttttttgttgctgaGCTCACCACTGACAAATTATTATAAATGTAAGTTCATCTGATTAGTCGATTACTTGATGATCAGTTAATTGCTTCAAATTTACAGACAACTATTATAAAAAGGCAATTTTGACCCATGCATTTGATCATCTTCTAAAATCAAACTGGTGATCAGATCTAATAGTCTGCATGTTGCTGTATGAAAAAAATCTGCCTCACACCTACATATTTTTTCTGTGGGTTAACATATATAAACTGATTGTCCATCATCCATTTATAAAGCATTAACTTACCGTGTAAACTTGTGCATATTTTAAGGagacaaaatacagaaatatatcaTGTTTTAATATGGAGTATAGGTTATGCATGAATACATATAGGGACAGTAATGTCACAGATGCAGAAGTCATGAAAGTCCATTATTCTCAGCTGgtgtttctgagatctctaagGCATGATTTTATGTAGTAGCAGAAATATCTACAGATTAGGTGTAAAAGCTATTGTAATTTTTTAAACCGTCATATATGAGGCTGATGATATcaagaaaagtatttttaagcTGTGTCAGGTGGCCCAGTGTCTCCTGAACTCCAGATGGAGCATAGGAAGATGCCTTGAAAGGAAAGGGATGCTTACTCTTCAGATTGACATAATACAGGTTTTCAAGCTCTGCAGTTTTGTTCCATGTGTCCTTGCTGATCTGGAACCCGGGAGGGGGGAACAGataagggagagagggagggagggcctTTTGTGATGACGCCTGCTCCCACCGAAGAGTCACATCTGTGTCCTCTCCTAAGGTCAGCTCTTCTTCACTCTGTGTAActgtgctgtaaaaaaaacaaaaacacggTGCCGTCTACAAgccaaacaaacataaaaccaCCCTCTCAGACTTCAGTGGGTGTTGCAGAGGAGGGAGAACTGTTGACAGTGAGGTGGAGGTTACATGTGGTTTGATGTAGAACTCAGTTCTTCATAGATTGTCCAAATGTACGATATGGGTTATAGGTGCTATTGAATAATTGCATAGAATAATCCCTCGAatggatctttttttaaatccgaTATTTCCTGTTACATAAGAAAATTGGTGGATTTTACAAACGATGAAGAGGTACAAAGGTTCAATTTATTAGGCTCAGGCTTAtctatgttttttatttattttgtagtttggcCTTTTTAAAAATGGCACTTTTCCAGCAAAAAAAActccatgtatgtgtgtgtatgtgtctcttTATTAAATCtgtcttatatatatttacgaatatatatagacatatataacTCTgtactgccctctagtggtgtTGATGCCAATATTACTAACAGGGCTGGCAGTTTATAATACAATATAGTTGTTGACTATATCATAGCCATATTCCTTCCTTAAATGTGACAGAAGCTTACTGCTGCCActaattttagttttaaatacaTACTATTTGACGAGTTGTAAGAACAAAAATCTCACATGACTAATAATTTTCAGGCCGAACCTATAAAAGGCCCTAAAGTGAATGGAAATGAACATGAATGGGCTAGCTGCAACTGTTGATGAAGATCGGGTGATGTGAACAAAAGCTACAGAACATTACATTTTGTCTAAATTTGGATAAACGGGTGGATCCTGGATTTCCTTTCTTTGACATGGAAAGATGGGGCATTGGTTTTACTGGAGGTAGAAACACTGAGCTTCCTTCTAACTGGCCGTGTGGTTGGAGTGCACCATCAAGAGCAAAGGCTGAGAATTTCATAATGAATACAAAAGTCAATCTCAAATTACTGCagacttttatttatcattaattggtaatttctgcatttatttGTCCATTTTAAGTTCAgaagataaaacaaatcaaGCGTTAAAAATAAGAAGGCAACGAGAGGTGAGAAAATTAAAGGAGaagctgattgtgtgtgtaatgctTTGCACtttgaacaaaacaaactgGACATTGCATGTTTAGAAATTTGTGTAGTTTTCTACCcagcagagaagctgcagtAGATTCCCCAGTGATCACTAATGAAGCGTCCACAGTCCAGCTTCTCCAGGCCCACCAGGGCCATGTGGTCGGGGGCAAGACGTGGGACTCCATCCTTTATTGCTGGGCGGAAGAAGACCCGGTCGAAGCGGCAACGGCTGACATAGGgagcattgttgttgttgttggctttGGTGTCCCACGTCCAGCGGCAGTGCTCCTGCTTGCCCAGTCGCtcccacacatcacacacactggcGGGCAGGCCCACCTTGGTCAACTGAGATGAAGCCGAGGACAAGGATTACTAAAGAAGGAACTAAAAGGCGATTGCATGTGACTGGAGGGACAAATTACTAACCTCATAGTCCCTCAGGTTTGTGTCCCCTCCAAACAGGACGGTGACATCGTAAGGCGCCCCTTTCATCCTCTGCTTCACCACCCGCAGCTGCTTCATCCGCTCCGCTGAGTGGGCCTTACAGCTCTCAAAGTGAGACGTCATCAGCCACAGCTTCTGGCCATTGAAATCCACCTGATTTACAAGGAAAAATATGTTAACAGAACAGAATCAATAACAGAATTGAATTATTTGTAGTGTTTGGACGACTTAGCACAAACTTGAGCTACAAGCAGATTCCTCATCATCCGCGTGGTAGGGTAAGTTACTATCTGGCTCTCCACCAGTTTGACTCGTGACCTCTTCAGCATTATACCAGTGAAGTAACCTTCTTCACCACCTGGTCAGCACAAGGGAAGAGAAAGTGTGCAGCTTAAATGATCAAGTTTTATCCGCAGGTTGTCTCATGTTTTTCCCCCCAGTATAAAGACGTGTGGTTGATGCTGGGTATGTATTCACTTTTACATAAATCTGCACTACTCATCTGAGACATGGATCCtgatgtttcatttcaaactaaGTACCCAACACTGATCATCTGCTAACAAGAGCAAGTTCCTACATCATTGAAAATAATGTACCTTCAATGAGCAGGTAGCTGACGGCCCGTTTCTTCAAGTAGTGGACGTAGGGAGGAatgagctcctgcaggagaaccACATCAGGAGTGTatctgcatgaaaagaagattcACTTTACATATCTGCGTCGATTATATATCGCTAGGGCTGCAAAGGGgaggaaagtttctggtaaatttccggaaacctTCCGGGAACTTTCCTTGGGAAGTTAaactcgggaatttggggaattttgaaaaaaaataaaaaataaatgcaaattagacgctgagcaaaaaaaacatcattcaaaactctattttaaagatgtatggaatgcagccctgttgcatgttgaatttcaaccctccactgtgcattcttccatcacatgcacagataattcccagcatccttcacactacagcagggctattgaggcctgctgtagtgtgcaggactagtcaggtaagtttcgatgatattactggggaaaatatattagcatgctggttgaggattgttcatctgttcatctagcctatttccattcatttatccatcaattgtaaaatatttttatggacgattccaattgtttggctaactatttatatctctggcattgcattagtgtttttttacaaacttttttctcatcttattctacagaacaatgccacgtgcactatctcatgtgtggagacatttcaccccaaacaatgtagaaggaaaggctgtgtacatttgcaaatactgtgcaaagacctatgttaggATGACACAAAGATgtagaagcgtatagtcaagtgcccaaagtttcctcagggctcaaatcagcctatgacaaaacaaaatgtttatatttatgtctgtaaatgacaaggtaaatacagttagtataaattacccacaacatttccagtttattcccgttaattcccgtatattcccgtatattcccgtatattcccatggaaagtttccaactttgaatattcccggaatttttcaACCCTATATATCGCTGAGTCATACATTGcatctcaatcaatcaatcaaattgtatttgtatagcccacattcacaaataacatttcgtctcatagggctttaacatggtgtgacatcctctgtccttaaccctcagcaagagtaaggatcTCCAGGGATACGGCTCTGCAGCTGACCTTtgatacaaacacattttatatatagCTTTACTGCCCCCCCTTCAAACAATTTGAATATCAATTGATGCCAAGAGTGAACAAACACAGGCTCACAAGACTAAGAAGGAAAACAGGCCTCTGGCGCGCTCCCCCAGGTTGTCTGTGTCAAGTCCGTCCACGTTCCAGGAGATCACCGACAGTTTACAGTCATCTTCCTCGGAGGGTTTGCCTGAGGAGGCTGGGCTGTCCTTGGTCAAATCTACGCTGGAGATTTTTCAGAGAGTGTtagatttacatttaaataaatttgaacaaaagaaaaaatattacaAAGACAATGAGAATAGAAGATAGAATATAAATCAAAACCAAAATAGGGAACATAACTGTCACGTTTTTCCTCCTtcagttcttttcttttttttattcaataaacTTAATAATAAAAAGCCAGTTAAGTCGTGGTTCATTTTTGTCTTCCAACGTTTACCAGACAAGATCAGCAACAGAATCAAAGTCATTATTGAACAAATAAAACTATAGAATTACTTTTTCAATGTTGATTCTACTGTTATTATTAGTCTTAcacacatatgtatatttaaagagACATTCAGGGAAGTACTCG
This is a stretch of genomic DNA from Limanda limanda chromosome 19, fLimLim1.1, whole genome shotgun sequence. It encodes these proteins:
- the LOC133026231 gene encoding tyrosyl-DNA phosphodiesterase 2-like, with amino-acid sequence MASASDSDKPSGSKEEESRSRLCEEFAAITGTDSNAAQSYLFINGWEKQKALNSFFEADMEGIFEDFDLPQRDSCPETKKKNWEEEKPAEPSVDLTKDSPASSGKPSEEDDCKLSVISWNVDGLDTDNLGERARGLFSFLVLYTPDVVLLQELIPPYVHYLKKRAVSYLLIEGGEEGYFTGIMLKRSRVKLVESQIVTYPTTRMMRNLLVAQVDFNGQKLWLMTSHFESCKAHSAERMKQLRVVKQRMKGAPYDVTVLFGGDTNLRDYELTKVGLPASVCDVWERLGKQEHCRWTWDTKANNNNNAPYVSRCRFDRVFFRPAIKDGVPRLAPDHMALVGLEKLDCGRFISDHWGIYCSFSAG